A portion of the Oreochromis niloticus isolate F11D_XX linkage group LG10, O_niloticus_UMD_NMBU, whole genome shotgun sequence genome contains these proteins:
- the zfpl1 gene encoding zinc finger protein-like 1 produces MGLCKCPKRKVTNLFCFEHRVNVCEHCLVSNHNKCIVQSYLQWLQDSDYNPNCTLCNNPLTAQDTVRLICYDVFHWACLNNLASRLPLHTAPAGYQCPTCQGPVFPPTNMASPVADVLKEQLSSVNWARAGLGLPLIEEPVQVLDETASNDVTDYADWSTFDSQEQSNMYPSHSYTSSAPSNYISPPQQGDIGGPHKNGDPNMQEHSMINFTTATAGDTITIHTASSPRKVYDTRDGGHSSVTQIDFDDDKYRRRPALSWFAQILKNRTGGKRSSLSWKQRVFMLLLVGVLGFFTLIIIMAKLGRASAGSDPNLDPLLNPNIRVGKN; encoded by the exons ATGGGTCTCTGCAAGTGTCCAAAGAGAAAAGTAACCAATTTATTCTGCTTCGAACACCGTGTGAACGTGTGCGAGCATTGCCTTgtctccaaccacaacaag TGTATCGTGCAATCATATCTGCAATGGCTTCAGGACAGTGATTACAACCCAAACTGTACTCTGTGCAATAATCCGCTCACTGCACAGGACACTGTCAGACTGATCTGCTACG atGTGTTTCACTGGGCATGTCTTAATAACCTGGCATCTCGACTGCCCCTCCATACGGCCCCAGCAGGATACCAGTGTCCTACCTGCCAGGGTCCAGTTTTCCCCCCTACCAACATGGCCAGCCCAGTTGCTGATGTGCTGAAAGAACAGCTGTCATCTGTTAACTGGGCTAGAGCTGGTTTGGGGCTGCCACTG ATTGAGGAGCCTGTCCAGGTCCTTGATGAGACTGCATCTAATGATGTCACAGATTATGCAGACTGGTCAACATTTGATT CACAAGAACAAAGCAACATGTACCCCAGCCATTCTTACACCAGCAGCGCACCATCTAATTACATCTCACCTCCACAACAGGGAGACATTGGAGGTCCTCATAAGAATGGGGATCCAAACATGCAGGAGCACTCTATGATCAACTTTACTACTGCCACCGCCGGTGACACTATCACAATACACACAG CGTCATCACCGAGAAAGGTGTATGACACACGGGACGGTGGTCACAGCTCTGTGACACAGATCGACTTTGATGACGACAAGTATCGGCGGCGACCAGCGTTAAGTTGGTTTGCTCAAATACTCAA GAACCGCACTGGTGGAAAGCGGAGCTCTCTTTCCTGGAAACAGCGCGTCTTCATGCTTCTGCTGGTCGGAGTTCTGGGATTCTTTACGTTGATAATCATCATGGCTAAACTTGGACGCGCGTCGGCTGGCTCAGACCCAAATTTAGATCCTCTTCTTAATCCCAACATCCGTGTGGGGAAAAACTGA
- the flrt1a gene encoding leucine-rich repeat transmembrane protein FLRT1, with translation MFTIMAPVCAVKLRAWLFMLFIWLTLHTSMLQFAAATIQGYLGDTDMTCPSVCRCDEDFIYCNDRGLNSIPSLPPSASVLYLQNNHINNPGLPISLEHHLAVRVVYLYDNELDEFPMHLPPSVRELHLQDNNIRTIPRTALARMPLLEKLHLDDNSISTVSIEDQAFADNPRLRLLFLSRNHLSSIPSGLPASLEELRLDDNRISTIPTHAFRGLNSLRCLVLDGNLLANQRIADDTFSRLSNLTELSLVRNSLQTPPVNLPSAHLQRLSLQDNALTHMPRGSLDGMRRLQRLDLSGNNLTTLPKGLFKDLDNLSQLLVRGNPWHCGCNLRWLYDWLRARGNSITVRGLTCHGPDRVRDMSLTDLTSEMEECEVVRSGSREKGGIGGVESSTTNIPPQGSLFTLRSKRPGLGFPDSGLDYTLSSSGVGKSLALNVKPLSHNSIRVTWSVAQPSSSFRLSWLRLGTGNTMGSITETLVRGDHREYLLTSLQPRSNYIICMVPLPASSESKGMIPGDVDSDEALVCAKAETSDISPVEEEEGQDSRQMTTLPLAGIIGGATAIVSLALIFGVFCWYGHRTGHLCTRDHYTRSSSRKNKTYDDYIESGTKKDNTILEIRGPGFQMTPMAACQPMQPKPLREDYIIHTIFPSNGTGLYKGTNNVSNAGHGSNRGYREGGIPDIDYCYT, from the coding sequence ATGTTCACCATAATGGCACCTGTGTGTGCAGTAAAACTAAGGGCTTGGCTCTTCATGCTGTTCATTTGGTTGACACTACATACCAGCATGCTTCAGTTTGCTGCAGCCACGATACAAGGGTACCTTGGAGACACAGATATGACATGCCCATCTGTATGCAGGTGTGATGAGGACTTTATTTACTGTAATGATCGTGGTCTGAACTCCATTCCATCACTGCCTCCTTCTGCGTCTGTCCTGTACCTTCAAAACAACCACATAAACAACCCAGGCTTGCCCATATCCTTGGAGCACCATCTTGCTGTCCGTGTGGTCTACCTCTATGATAATGAACTCGATGAATTTCCCATGCACCTGCCACCATCTGTGCGTGAACTCCATTTGCAGGACAACAACATCCGCACTATTCCTCGTACCGCATTGGCTAGGATGCCATTGTTAGAGAAGCTCCACTTGGACGACAACTCAATTTCTACTGTCTCTATTGAGGACCAAGCCTTTGCTGATAACCCACGGCTGCGCTTGCTTTTCCTTTCACGCAACCACTTGTCCAGTATCCCCTCAGGCCTGCCTGCTTCTCTGGAAGAACTCCGTCTAGATGACAACCGGATCTCCACTATCCCAACCCATGCCTTCCGAGGCCTGAACTCACTTAGATGTCTTGTCCTGGATGGGAACCTTTTGGCAAACCAGCGCATTGCTGATGACACATTCTCTCGCCTTTCCAACTTGACCGAGTTATCTCTAGTCCGCAACTCCCTCCAGACCCCACCAGTCAACCTACCCAGTGCCCATCTGCAGAGACTGTCTTTACAGGATAATGCCTTGACTCATATGCCACGTGGTTCATTGGATGGCATGCGTAGGCTGCAGAGGCTGGATCTGTCAGGAAATAACCTGACCACACTGCCAAAAGGACTGTTCAAAGATCTAGACAACCTGAGTCAGCTGCTGGTGCGAGGAAATCCTTGGCACTGTGGCTGCAACCTGCGCTGGCTGTATGACTGGCTGCGTGCCCGTGGTAACTCCATCACTGTCAGAGGTCTAACTTGCCATGGCCCTGACAGGGTGAGAGACATGTCTTTGACAGACCTGACAAGTGAGATGGAGGAATGTGAGGTAGTCAGATCAGGGTCCAGAGAAAAAGGGGGCATAGGTGGAGTTGAGAGCTCGACCACCAACATTCCTCCACAGGGTTCTCTCTTCACCCTCCGTTCAAAGCGTCCAGGTTTGGGGTTTCCTGACTCCGGGCTAGACTACACTCTTAGCAGCAGTGGTGTCGGGAAGAGCCTGGCCCTGAACGTGAAGCCTCTGTCACACAATAGCATCCGGGTCACCTGGAGTGTGGCACAGCCCAGCTCTTCCTTTAGGTTAAGCTGGCTTCGACTTGGAACTGGGAACACCATGGGATCAATCACAGAGACCCTCGTCCGGGGTGATCATCGAGAGTATCTACTTACCTCGTTGCAACCACGTTCTAACTACATCATCTGCATGGTGCCCCTACCTGCCAGTTCAGAAAGCAAAGGGATGATTCCTGGAGATGTTGACTCCGATGAAGCTCTGGTTTGTGCAAAAGCTGAAACGTCAGACATCAGCccagtggaggaggaggaaggtcaAGACTCACGGCAGATGACAACACTACCCCTGGCAGGGATCATTGGTGGGGCTACTGCCATTGTATCTTTGGCTCTTATTTTTGGTGTCTTTTGTTGGTATGGACATAGGACTGGACATTTGTGCACCCGTGACCACTACACTCGGAGCAGctccagaaaaaacaaaacctatgATGATTATATTGAGTCCGGCACAAAAAAGGACAATACCATCCTAGAAATCCGTGGCCCAGGGTTCCAGATGACGCCTATGGCTGCTTGCCAGCCAATGCAGCCAAAACCCTTACGAGAGGATTACATCATTCATACCATATTCCCCTCCAATGGCACTGGCTTGTATAAAGGTACCAACAATGTTTCTAATGCAGGACATGGCTCCAACCGTGGCTATAGAGAAGGAGGAATCCCAGATATAGACTACTGTTACACATGA